In one Syntrophorhabdales bacterium genomic region, the following are encoded:
- a CDS encoding PEP-utilizing enzyme, with amino-acid sequence MKMYDCVPGLEFDEKTDFAISPCWFQDATHSVPPWTPMFGWFWINFCRHGMQYGAESLSLPTVKGWDWRFKDGAGYLALLLVTDPNERKAREERFRTAIRPLIENFDGIWQGFVDEIVGRYDKLKSLNLDTASNIQLLANFEETIDTCRRMWEIHMYMMYGVYTAFVLFEQLTKQLLNIDDTSPEFHRLTSGFDNKSFQVDKGLFELARMAQDMGLKETFLSTPGEKLKSVLSSAPKGQEFVKKFDDFMEKEAGWRMERMAEINVPTWLEDPTPAFNVIKMSLERGVSYSLDDERKKREAERIATEKEVLAKIAPEQRSWFQMILKLAQSSSRFSEEHNHYLDLYTHAMIRRSALGLGRRWAQAGTIDKAEDIFFLIPDEVRRAGINPGMFDMRPIVERRKADWKSWNEKGNPPMIMKEGFAIEEAMKALVESLDPIALKVVVGTMPVAKPELKADLYGVCGSPGVIEGKVKVVWTENELSKIEKGDILVAPTTSPSWTPVFSLLGGVIVDRGASLSHAAIVGREFGIPVVMNVFEGTKVLKDGMNVRLDANMGTVFILNK; translated from the coding sequence ATGAAAATGTACGATTGTGTACCGGGTCTGGAGTTCGATGAGAAAACAGATTTTGCAATATCTCCGTGCTGGTTCCAGGACGCAACACACTCAGTGCCGCCCTGGACGCCGATGTTCGGCTGGTTCTGGATCAACTTCTGCCGTCACGGTATGCAGTATGGAGCAGAGTCTCTGTCCCTGCCCACAGTAAAGGGATGGGACTGGAGGTTCAAGGACGGAGCGGGATATCTGGCGCTTCTTCTCGTCACTGACCCCAATGAAAGAAAAGCACGCGAAGAGCGCTTCAGGACGGCCATACGGCCGCTAATTGAAAATTTCGATGGCATCTGGCAGGGCTTTGTGGACGAGATCGTGGGTCGTTACGACAAACTGAAATCACTCAATCTCGACACCGCATCAAACATACAGCTCCTTGCCAACTTTGAGGAGACAATCGACACCTGCCGCCGCATGTGGGAAATACACATGTACATGATGTACGGCGTCTACACGGCATTTGTGCTGTTCGAGCAGTTGACCAAGCAACTCCTCAATATTGATGATACCAGCCCTGAATTCCACAGACTGACGAGCGGTTTCGATAACAAGAGTTTCCAGGTTGATAAAGGGCTCTTCGAGCTGGCGAGAATGGCGCAGGACATGGGGCTCAAGGAGACCTTTCTCTCAACACCGGGTGAAAAGCTGAAAAGTGTTCTCAGCTCTGCGCCCAAGGGGCAGGAGTTCGTGAAGAAGTTTGATGACTTTATGGAAAAGGAAGCGGGTTGGAGAATGGAACGCATGGCAGAGATCAATGTCCCAACCTGGCTTGAAGATCCAACTCCTGCTTTCAATGTCATCAAGATGAGCCTGGAACGAGGTGTGAGCTACAGCCTCGATGATGAGCGCAAGAAACGCGAGGCAGAGCGCATTGCAACAGAGAAGGAAGTGCTGGCAAAGATTGCGCCCGAACAAAGGAGCTGGTTCCAGATGATCTTGAAACTTGCTCAGAGCAGTTCACGGTTCAGTGAAGAGCACAATCATTACCTTGATCTCTACACCCACGCAATGATCAGAAGAAGCGCACTCGGGCTGGGAAGACGCTGGGCGCAGGCAGGTACGATAGATAAGGCCGAAGACATATTCTTCCTTATTCCGGATGAAGTCAGGAGAGCCGGTATCAATCCCGGCATGTTCGATATGAGGCCTATCGTCGAACGGAGAAAGGCTGACTGGAAGAGCTGGAACGAAAAAGGCAATCCCCCCATGATCATGAAGGAGGGCTTCGCCATTGAAGAAGCAATGAAAGCGCTGGTTGAGTCTCTCGATCCGATCGCGCTTAAGGTGGTCGTGGGTACTATGCCTGTCGCAAAACCGGAGTTGAAGGCAGACCTGTACGGGGTCTGCGGTTCACCCGGCGTTATCGAGGGTAAAGTCAAGGTGGTTTGGACGGAAAACGAGTTATCCAAGATTGAAAAGGGAGATATCCTCGTAGCGCCCACCACGTCGCCGAGCTGGACACCTGTCTTCTCACTTCTTGGAGGGGTGATTGTGGATAGAGGTGCGAGTTTGTCACACGCTGCCATCGTGGGCAGAGAGTTTGGCATCCCGGTCGTGATGAACGTGTTCGAAGGAACGAAAGTGCTGAAAGACGGCATGAACGTCAGGCTTGATGCGAACATGGGCACGGTCTTCATACTCAACAAATAG
- a CDS encoding 3-oxoacyl-ACP reductase family protein, translating into MRLEGKVAIVTGAARGLGRIFSVGLAREGARVLAADKDMEGLGETVLKIREAGSDGDLLQMDVTSREQSDRMAKFAKERFGRIDILINNAALYGGLKRMNFYEIDEKEWDTLMAVNVKGTWLSVRAVFPYMKEQGKGKIVNVASEVFFTGSHGFAHYVASKGAIVGLTRALAVELGPHNICINAIAPGFTDTEGSRTIADVTKYDTSKTPLRRLGMAEDILGAALLFASDEADFITGQTVLVDGGRVMH; encoded by the coding sequence ATGAGATTAGAAGGGAAAGTCGCCATCGTGACTGGTGCTGCGAGGGGTCTCGGCAGAATCTTTTCCGTAGGGCTCGCCCGGGAGGGCGCCAGGGTTCTCGCAGCAGACAAGGACATGGAGGGGCTCGGGGAGACAGTCCTCAAGATCAGGGAAGCCGGGTCGGACGGCGATCTCCTTCAGATGGACGTCACCTCACGGGAACAGTCAGACAGAATGGCAAAGTTCGCGAAGGAGAGATTCGGCAGGATAGATATTCTGATCAACAATGCTGCGCTCTATGGCGGGCTCAAGAGAATGAATTTTTACGAGATTGACGAGAAGGAGTGGGACACCCTGATGGCCGTGAATGTCAAGGGTACGTGGTTGTCTGTCAGAGCTGTCTTTCCTTATATGAAAGAACAGGGCAAAGGAAAGATCGTGAACGTCGCGTCAGAGGTCTTCTTCACCGGATCTCACGGATTTGCCCACTATGTTGCCAGCAAGGGGGCCATTGTCGGTCTCACTCGCGCACTCGCTGTAGAACTCGGGCCTCACAACATATGCATCAATGCCATTGCACCGGGCTTCACCGATACGGAGGGGAGCAGGACTATCGCCGATGTGACTAAATACGACACCTCAAAAACCCCTCTGAGAAGGCTCGGCATGGCTGAAGATATCCTGGGTGCCGCATTGCTCTTCGCATCAGACGAGGCGGACTTCATCACCGGCCAGACGGTACTCGTTGATGGCGGAAGGGTCATGCACTAG
- a CDS encoding NAD(P)/FAD-dependent oxidoreductase — MPDKKYDAVIVGGGHHATIIACYLAKAGLKTAMFERWHEMGGGACGEELPLPGFIQNPCAHFTRFYAHPAYADFDLREYGLVYTFPEYNEAWIYPNGKYILGKTIFHVVDPMTGRAEFSDANAQFMVDEVGKFSKHDAGVVEDLIYKYKNRWRAAFGEYRYTAPGQWGEKDPLEQLFDDPKNGIDPKYATMTVGEIATDLFESPEVQTFYMRAMQTSNGLMPCDQPGLYYHIHALGLVFSMDAAAIVIGGTHSITHALLRAFEAHGGEFYVLSEVEKVLVENGAAKGIRLKNGTEIAADLVISDLSVELTLEALGREFVPPEVWAKAQKLKEKPPRMEDTGYERTQLFWGNIALMEAPKYPMNNELGMVPRLYFGEADPDYLLSGKYQEERWQLGIANKLYLLVAPDSQWDRTRAPAGRFTALLEEFTCPWRNFSEREWLRMKREIVKRMLKEWQKYAPNVTEENFIEAFITTPDDVVNRNPCMPQGGWGGLDSDLSHLGRMRPFAEISNYRMPVKNYYLCSSAAHSAHGIGRGSGYNCYKVIAEDHRLTYKPWEGRAF, encoded by the coding sequence ATGCCGGACAAGAAATATGACGCGGTAATAGTTGGAGGCGGTCATCACGCCACAATCATAGCCTGTTATTTGGCGAAGGCTGGTCTCAAAACTGCCATGTTCGAGAGATGGCACGAAATGGGGGGCGGCGCCTGTGGCGAAGAATTACCGCTTCCAGGCTTTATCCAGAATCCGTGTGCGCATTTCACGCGCTTCTATGCGCATCCCGCCTATGCAGATTTCGACCTCAGAGAATATGGTCTTGTCTACACTTTTCCGGAGTACAACGAAGCATGGATCTATCCCAACGGGAAGTACATCCTGGGCAAAACCATCTTTCACGTGGTGGACCCGATGACCGGAAGGGCCGAATTTTCTGATGCCAACGCCCAATTCATGGTGGACGAGGTTGGAAAATTCAGCAAGCACGATGCGGGTGTCGTTGAAGATCTTATTTACAAGTACAAGAACAGGTGGAGAGCAGCATTCGGCGAGTATCGCTACACAGCGCCTGGCCAATGGGGCGAGAAAGACCCGCTGGAGCAGCTCTTCGACGACCCGAAGAACGGCATCGATCCGAAGTATGCAACCATGACAGTAGGAGAGATCGCCACAGACCTTTTCGAGAGTCCCGAGGTTCAGACGTTCTACATGAGAGCAATGCAAACATCAAACGGGCTCATGCCATGCGATCAGCCGGGTCTCTACTATCACATTCACGCCCTGGGCCTGGTCTTCTCGATGGATGCGGCTGCAATCGTTATAGGCGGAACCCACTCCATAACGCACGCCCTGCTTCGCGCGTTTGAAGCGCATGGTGGCGAGTTTTATGTGCTGAGTGAAGTCGAGAAAGTGCTGGTCGAGAACGGCGCTGCCAAAGGCATACGACTCAAGAATGGAACTGAGATCGCTGCCGATCTCGTGATCAGCGACCTCAGCGTTGAATTGACATTGGAGGCTTTGGGCAGAGAGTTTGTGCCTCCGGAAGTCTGGGCAAAAGCCCAGAAGCTCAAAGAGAAGCCGCCAAGAATGGAAGATACGGGATATGAGCGCACGCAGCTCTTCTGGGGCAACATCGCTCTCATGGAAGCGCCCAAGTACCCTATGAATAACGAACTTGGTATGGTACCGCGATTGTATTTTGGCGAGGCCGATCCTGACTACCTCTTGAGCGGCAAGTACCAGGAGGAGCGCTGGCAACTGGGCATAGCCAACAAGCTTTATCTTCTCGTTGCACCCGATTCGCAGTGGGACAGGACACGCGCTCCTGCCGGGAGATTCACTGCGCTTCTGGAGGAGTTCACCTGCCCGTGGCGAAATTTCTCAGAAAGAGAGTGGCTGAGGATGAAGCGGGAAATAGTCAAAAGAATGCTGAAGGAATGGCAAAAGTACGCACCCAACGTCACCGAGGAAAACTTTATTGAGGCCTTTATTACGACACCCGATGACGTGGTCAACCGAAACCCCTGCATGCCACAAGGTGGTTGGGGAGGACTCGACTCTGACCTGAGCCACCTCGGCAGGATGCGCCCTTTTGCTGAAATCTCCAATTATCGCATGCCGGTCAAAAATTATTACCTGTGTTCATCCGCAGCCCACTCTGCGCACGGCATCGGGCGTGGCAGCGGCTATAACTGCTACAAAGTGATAGCTGAGGATCACAGGTTAACTTACAAACCCTGGGAGGGAAGAGCGTTCTGA
- a CDS encoding NAD(P)/FAD-dependent oxidoreductase: MLEFDGIIIGGGPNGLTTACYLAKAGLKVAVLERRYEIGGGLATENLLLPGMLVDSHAIYHMMVDYAPPMRDLELETRYDLGWIYPDVQVVMPFQDGSYLALYKDTEKSARSIAKFSEKDAESFRNFVGWSEEAMDIFLAPASYVNPLPSLEQAAKLDLHPATKWDDELTGYTPRQIVDSWFENDKVRALFLYLATMWGMDYDLEGLGYLVPLMINRGWHFRLSRGGSHHVAHLMGKYISEHGSRVISGCMIKRIVIEKGEAKGVELEDGTIIKANRFVCSTINPHQTFYDYVGKEHLESELVTRLDQWHYSDMSFFTVHLALTELPQFTALKGDPELSKSLIYVVGYESEEDLVTHFEHSKRGELNGGGFNCCFPSVHDPIRVHRRPDSAVKHIGLISMECAPYNLKNGGPQGWMRVRRQYAEQCKATLGKYAPNMNADTIAWDYIGTPLDTENKFPDMKQGCFKQGAYLPLQMGYFRPNEYCSQHDAPIKKLYLAGACTHSGGMITYGPGFCAAEKIVEDLGIKKWWPEPRGVKEAREIGLF, from the coding sequence ATGCTTGAATTCGATGGAATCATCATCGGCGGTGGCCCCAATGGGCTGACGACTGCGTGTTACCTGGCGAAAGCCGGTCTGAAAGTAGCCGTTTTGGAGAGACGCTATGAAATCGGCGGCGGTCTGGCCACAGAGAATCTCCTGCTTCCGGGCATGCTCGTCGACAGTCATGCCATTTACCACATGATGGTCGATTATGCTCCGCCCATGCGAGACCTGGAACTCGAGACACGCTATGATCTCGGCTGGATTTATCCCGATGTCCAGGTCGTAATGCCTTTTCAAGACGGCTCGTATCTTGCCCTTTACAAAGATACGGAAAAGTCTGCCCGGTCCATAGCCAAATTTTCGGAAAAGGACGCTGAATCTTTCCGGAACTTCGTTGGATGGTCGGAAGAGGCAATGGATATCTTTCTCGCGCCAGCAAGCTACGTAAATCCGCTACCTAGTCTCGAGCAGGCTGCGAAGCTGGACTTGCATCCTGCAACCAAGTGGGACGACGAACTCACAGGATACACGCCCCGGCAAATTGTGGACTCATGGTTTGAAAACGACAAAGTCCGGGCGCTCTTCCTCTACCTTGCCACCATGTGGGGGATGGACTACGACCTCGAGGGTCTGGGCTACCTCGTACCGCTTATGATCAACAGAGGATGGCATTTCCGCCTCTCCCGCGGAGGATCCCACCACGTTGCCCACCTGATGGGAAAGTACATTTCAGAGCACGGCAGCAGGGTAATCAGCGGCTGCATGATCAAGCGCATAGTAATTGAAAAGGGCGAAGCAAAGGGTGTGGAGCTCGAGGATGGCACCATCATCAAGGCAAACAGGTTTGTGTGCAGTACCATCAATCCTCACCAGACCTTCTACGATTACGTAGGAAAAGAACACCTGGAATCTGAGCTGGTCACACGCCTCGATCAATGGCATTACTCAGATATGAGCTTCTTCACCGTGCACCTGGCTCTCACTGAACTTCCCCAATTCACAGCTCTCAAAGGTGACCCGGAACTCTCCAAATCGCTCATCTATGTCGTCGGGTATGAGAGTGAAGAAGATCTCGTCACCCACTTCGAACATTCAAAAAGGGGGGAGCTGAATGGCGGCGGTTTCAACTGCTGCTTCCCCTCGGTTCACGATCCCATCAGGGTCCATCGCCGCCCCGACAGTGCCGTGAAGCACATCGGTCTCATCTCGATGGAATGTGCTCCGTACAACCTGAAGAATGGCGGTCCGCAAGGCTGGATGCGTGTAAGAAGGCAGTATGCTGAGCAATGCAAGGCTACGTTGGGCAAATACGCTCCAAACATGAATGCGGATACTATAGCGTGGGACTACATCGGTACTCCTCTCGACACAGAAAACAAATTCCCTGATATGAAGCAGGGCTGCTTTAAACAGGGGGCGTACCTTCCTTTGCAGATGGGCTATTTCAGGCCGAATGAATATTGCAGTCAGCACGACGCACCCATCAAGAAGCTGTACCTCGCCGGGGCCTGCACGCATTCCGGCGGGATGATCACGTACGGTCCCGGCTTCTGCGCGGCGGAAAAGATAGTGGAGGATCTAGGGATCAAGAAGTGGTGGCCTGAACCCAGGGGCGTCAAAGAAGCCAGAGAAATAGGATTGTTCTAA
- a CDS encoding PEP/pyruvate-binding domain-containing protein produces the protein MEHKEIYWLDELSKEYNDVVGKKCANLGELISLGLRVPYGFALSVKAYEHFMESTGLKDTVRRIVEEAMVSGLDVEQDVGKMMETSARIREAIEASPMPLDLAGEIKRYYSGLQKKVGIDNVACAVRSSGAVSMPGQMETYLNIAGEEAIIEHIKKVWGSAFTTRAIAFRIQQNMPVSWAPIGVAVIMMIEAKSAGVILTVLPNIGDTERAIVEGNFGLGESVVSGEITPDSFVVHKREMNIESKTISEKTKMVVYGECGTRLCDISDDLKNEPCLEVCEILEIVKIAKDVEDHFGAPQDMEWVVDKRFSFPESIFWVQARGAKYTKKEVHKDEEYVIDLMLQLFRK, from the coding sequence ATGGAACATAAGGAAATCTACTGGCTCGATGAGCTGTCAAAGGAATACAACGATGTCGTTGGAAAGAAGTGCGCCAATCTCGGAGAACTCATAAGCCTGGGGCTGCGCGTGCCTTATGGCTTCGCTCTCTCCGTTAAGGCTTACGAGCACTTCATGGAAAGCACCGGGCTCAAAGATACGGTGCGCAGGATTGTTGAAGAGGCAATGGTTTCTGGTCTCGATGTTGAACAAGATGTCGGGAAAATGATGGAGACGAGCGCCCGCATAAGAGAGGCAATTGAGGCAAGCCCGATGCCTTTGGATCTTGCTGGGGAGATAAAGCGTTACTATTCCGGGCTCCAGAAGAAGGTGGGGATCGACAATGTTGCTTGCGCGGTGCGCTCCAGCGGGGCTGTCAGTATGCCCGGCCAGATGGAGACATATCTGAATATTGCAGGAGAAGAAGCCATCATTGAGCACATCAAGAAAGTATGGGGCAGCGCCTTTACCACCAGGGCCATTGCTTTTCGGATACAGCAGAATATGCCCGTTTCGTGGGCGCCTATCGGGGTGGCTGTCATCATGATGATCGAGGCGAAGTCGGCGGGCGTTATCCTGACGGTTCTCCCGAATATCGGCGACACGGAACGTGCAATTGTCGAGGGCAACTTCGGCCTTGGAGAGAGTGTCGTCAGCGGCGAGATCACACCCGATAGCTTCGTGGTTCATAAGCGGGAAATGAACATTGAATCCAAAACAATTTCGGAAAAGACAAAGATGGTCGTCTATGGCGAGTGCGGTACGCGTCTTTGCGATATCTCCGACGATCTCAAGAATGAGCCCTGTCTCGAGGTATGTGAAATCCTCGAAATTGTGAAAATCGCCAAGGACGTGGAAGATCACTTCGGCGCTCCGCAAGATATGGAGTGGGTGGTCGACAAGCGATTTTCCTTCCCGGAAAGTATCTTCTGGGTTCAGGCAAGAGGTGCAAAATACACCAAGAAAGAGGTGCATAAAGACGAGGAGTACGTCATCGATCTTATGCTGCAATTGTTCAGGAAATAA
- a CDS encoding LysR family transcriptional regulator, giving the protein MENVKVNLDNLLAFLFVAKTKSFSGAAAQLFLTQPAVTTKIKCLERQFGVKLFMSTGKDLQLTEAGRQILPMAEDIYKRSKEIEYEMASFKESRKGILRLGAARSIAQTYLPTLVNMFSEHFPNIQISVTEGPSHEIIQKISELKHDLAIIPKVPLGPKFTAHTISSEKMEFVASSGHPFAHRNHIPLQELLRQPFIVQGEGSATRLAVLDIFEKSGITPTITLEAENPEMIKKFLLAGKGIALIFPAVVRDELEKGLLRVLNVQSPPIFIEVQLVFLAGPVLSPSAKGFTELTLSTFASQHH; this is encoded by the coding sequence ATGGAAAACGTAAAAGTAAACCTGGACAATCTTCTTGCATTTCTTTTTGTGGCAAAAACGAAAAGCTTCAGCGGAGCTGCTGCACAGCTTTTCCTCACGCAGCCCGCTGTTACAACCAAGATCAAGTGCCTTGAGCGACAGTTCGGCGTCAAGCTCTTCATGAGCACCGGCAAGGACCTGCAACTTACGGAAGCGGGCAGGCAGATTCTGCCCATGGCTGAAGACATATACAAGCGATCCAAAGAGATCGAGTACGAGATGGCTTCATTCAAGGAGAGCAGGAAAGGGATACTTCGGCTGGGCGCAGCGCGGTCGATCGCACAAACCTATCTTCCAACGCTCGTTAATATGTTCAGTGAGCACTTCCCAAACATTCAGATCAGCGTTACTGAGGGGCCGTCCCATGAGATAATTCAGAAGATATCTGAACTCAAACACGACCTGGCCATCATCCCGAAGGTACCTCTTGGCCCTAAGTTCACGGCACATACGATTTCCAGCGAGAAGATGGAGTTCGTCGCAAGTAGCGGCCATCCTTTTGCGCACAGGAATCACATACCGCTGCAGGAGCTGCTTCGTCAGCCATTCATCGTTCAGGGGGAAGGCTCTGCGACGCGACTCGCCGTACTGGACATATTCGAAAAAAGCGGGATAACTCCGACGATCACTCTCGAAGCGGAAAACCCCGAGATGATAAAAAAATTTCTCCTGGCCGGGAAGGGAATTGCGCTGATTTTTCCAGCTGTCGTGCGGGACGAACTGGAAAAAGGGCTGCTCAGGGTATTGAACGTCCAGAGCCCCCCGATTTTCATAGAGGTCCAGCTGGTCTTTTTGGCCGGGCCGGTACTGAGCCCAAGCGCGAAGGGCTTTACCGAGCTGACCCTTTCAACCTTTGCTTCGCAGCATCACTAA
- a CDS encoding Tm-1-like ATP-binding domain-containing protein: MSTVLLLSSLDTRYDETLYAKSLIEEHGCVVILMDVSMGTHREGEADYSCVDVAKEAGIDFDVIQASKGTSEPMDHMVRGATSIAQRLRKEGSIDCIAGLGGASNTTFFSRVMRQLPFGFPKIIASSSAAMPMYAGRYYGYKDITIFHSCVDINGMNHFVKDVIQRFAAMVAGVNKRGSTEQLWGRNQIAMAEFQFCEVCARRAAAILEREGLEVIPFHANGVGERVMEEMVVDGLFQGLVDLSPAGLSEAILGGNRSAGMERLAGELSAPIPIVMTLCGLDMFSCGPYERRLTDPLWKERGIEKRKLYIQDEMRVQARTSKDELMITIKALAERLNAAKARVSLHIPLRGFSSLSVEGMPLYDPELDAFLIRTLKNSLQNDNVEFVELNCSIMDEAFAQAVAQRFLVMLRSKG; encoded by the coding sequence ATGTCAACTGTATTGCTCCTCAGCAGCCTTGACACAAGATATGACGAAACATTGTACGCAAAAAGCCTCATCGAAGAGCACGGCTGTGTTGTGATCCTGATGGACGTATCCATGGGTACACATCGAGAAGGAGAGGCCGATTACAGTTGCGTGGACGTGGCTAAGGAAGCCGGAATCGACTTTGATGTGATTCAAGCGAGCAAGGGTACGTCAGAGCCGATGGATCATATGGTCCGGGGCGCAACGAGCATTGCTCAGAGGCTCCGCAAAGAAGGCTCTATCGACTGCATTGCGGGCCTTGGGGGCGCCAGCAACACAACGTTCTTCTCCCGCGTGATGAGACAGCTCCCCTTCGGTTTTCCCAAGATCATAGCTTCCAGTTCAGCCGCTATGCCGATGTACGCCGGGCGATATTACGGGTACAAGGACATCACTATTTTTCACTCCTGTGTCGATATAAACGGAATGAACCATTTCGTGAAGGACGTTATTCAGCGCTTCGCCGCCATGGTAGCCGGCGTCAACAAACGCGGCAGCACTGAGCAATTGTGGGGTCGGAACCAGATAGCCATGGCAGAGTTTCAGTTTTGCGAAGTTTGCGCAAGGCGGGCAGCGGCGATACTGGAGAGAGAAGGCCTCGAGGTGATACCCTTCCACGCCAATGGCGTTGGAGAACGTGTCATGGAGGAGATGGTTGTAGATGGTCTTTTCCAGGGGCTGGTGGACCTTTCTCCTGCGGGCCTGTCAGAGGCAATTCTCGGAGGCAACCGGAGTGCCGGGATGGAAAGGCTTGCAGGAGAGCTTTCAGCACCGATCCCTATCGTCATGACCCTATGCGGCTTAGACATGTTCAGCTGCGGACCGTACGAGCGAAGGCTCACGGACCCCCTCTGGAAAGAGCGTGGTATAGAAAAAAGAAAACTCTATATACAGGATGAGATGCGAGTCCAGGCCCGCACATCAAAAGATGAACTGATGATAACAATAAAAGCCTTGGCCGAAAGATTGAATGCGGCAAAGGCGAGAGTATCTCTTCACATCCCCCTGCGCGGCTTCTCATCCCTCAGTGTTGAGGGGATGCCCCTGTATGACCCGGAACTGGATGCATTCCTTATCCGCACGTTGAAGAACTCATTGCAGAATGACAACGTCGAATTTGTAGAACTCAATTGCTCCATCATGGACGAGGCTTTTGCGCAGGCTGTGGCACAACGCTTCTTAGTGATGCTGCGAAGCAAAGGTTGA
- a CDS encoding ARMT1-like domain-containing protein, which produces MKPHPECGACLVHWVYERAAAHTPSEDTSALIRRIVGILLEETSPTVNLGSLCNSTVHGALEMTPALAKHYEHLKATSNRNAEQVLGKAATYILNADTARSSLERACFLAAAANVSPLSAPSGAYTFSEMRPFMTEEGTPVIVGHVYEAVRSCRRVLYVTDNAGEIGFDALVITQLKSMGKHVTLVVKEKTFFEDATTSDARFFALQDLTDEIVTTPGFLVPGVLEPAAKEAFSKSDLVMAKGTGSYEAMKDELGHTSAVFMLKVKCPAIARETGLEVGTTVVKLEDGG; this is translated from the coding sequence GTGAAGCCTCATCCGGAATGTGGTGCCTGTCTGGTCCACTGGGTGTACGAGCGAGCCGCAGCCCATACACCTTCTGAGGACACCTCAGCGCTGATCAGACGGATCGTGGGAATACTCCTCGAAGAAACCTCGCCTACGGTCAACTTAGGGTCTCTCTGTAACAGCACGGTACATGGAGCTCTCGAGATGACACCTGCACTGGCTAAGCATTACGAACATCTGAAAGCCACGTCGAACAGGAACGCAGAACAGGTCCTCGGGAAGGCAGCAACCTACATACTGAACGCAGACACCGCGCGCTCGAGTCTTGAGCGGGCCTGTTTCCTTGCGGCAGCCGCAAACGTTTCGCCTCTCAGCGCACCTTCAGGCGCCTACACGTTTTCGGAAATGCGACCCTTCATGACTGAAGAAGGGACTCCGGTCATCGTGGGCCACGTGTACGAGGCGGTTAGGTCCTGCCGCCGCGTGCTTTACGTAACAGACAACGCCGGCGAAATTGGCTTTGATGCACTCGTCATCACGCAGCTCAAATCAATGGGTAAACATGTCACTCTCGTAGTCAAGGAAAAGACCTTTTTCGAGGATGCCACAACAAGCGACGCCCGTTTTTTTGCGCTCCAGGATCTGACCGATGAGATAGTCACCACGCCGGGCTTTTTGGTGCCCGGAGTTTTGGAACCCGCGGCAAAAGAGGCCTTTAGCAAGAGCGACCTCGTGATGGCTAAGGGGACAGGAAGCTACGAGGCCATGAAAGATGAGCTCGGACATACGTCTGCAGTATTCATGCTGAAAGTAAAGTGTCCGGCCATTGCCCGCGAGACAGGACTGGAAGTGGGAACAACCGTCGTGAAGCTCGAAGACGGCGGGTGA
- a CDS encoding GNAT family N-acetyltransferase, translating to MHIGDKEHIVSFLKKDILKNMNMVYFMEGYPICTLQQINSHVLLRGESDRNWVYISGSQDSGLARVIDALSEEDRCFAAIEDWMFSAIVRGRELAWRLSAVKLILPEETTFSSAPLTWITPLSLKDVPHIYASSFYKALTSPEYIRERITRGPSAGVYESGELVAWAMTHDDLSIGVMNVLEPYRRKRYAFDLTVYLIEQVRALGKIPYVHVEETNLTSLELAHKVGFRKDRRLHWFEIKGEQNNTPLGQRIRR from the coding sequence GTGCATATCGGGGATAAAGAGCACATCGTTTCATTTCTCAAAAAAGACATCCTCAAGAACATGAATATGGTCTACTTCATGGAGGGGTATCCTATTTGCACTCTTCAGCAAATCAACAGCCACGTTCTCTTGAGGGGAGAAAGCGATCGCAACTGGGTCTATATAAGCGGCTCGCAAGACAGCGGTCTTGCCCGTGTCATTGACGCGCTCTCCGAAGAAGACAGATGTTTTGCCGCTATAGAGGACTGGATGTTTTCAGCAATCGTTCGCGGCAGGGAGCTTGCCTGGCGATTATCAGCCGTCAAATTAATTCTACCGGAAGAGACAACTTTTTCATCAGCGCCTCTTACCTGGATCACCCCCCTGTCACTCAAAGATGTCCCGCATATTTATGCGAGCTCTTTTTACAAGGCGCTCACTTCGCCCGAATATATCAGGGAACGCATTACTAGGGGTCCCAGCGCGGGCGTTTACGAATCGGGAGAATTGGTGGCATGGGCAATGACCCATGACGACTTATCCATCGGCGTCATGAATGTGCTTGAGCCGTACAGGAGAAAAAGGTACGCCTTCGACCTGACTGTCTATCTCATTGAGCAGGTACGCGCACTCGGGAAGATTCCTTATGTGCATGTAGAAGAAACAAACCTGACATCACTCGAGTTGGCACATAAGGTAGGTTTCAGGAAGGACCGAAGGCTCCACTGGTTTGAAATCAAGGGCGAGCAAAACAACACACCTTTGGGTCAGCGCATCCGCCGTTAA